ttggaattcccacccgaatgtgacatgaagtttgcaaatacttcattccggctggttcggcttgattcctgctaattcgatttccgtgtgaaggccctataaccAAGATGGCTTGTCTTTACGTTTACCCGTTGCATATTACAGTTTCGAATTCTGGTACAGCAAGAACATCACAAAAACACAGTAGATATATTTATGAATAGAATTCAGTGTATTTCATATCATCAATGTCACATATTGCAACAGTAAATCTTATACAAACCAACATGTGTAACTAAGATGTTTTTGACTGACAACATCTCACACTTTTCATAACCAAAATAACAGTAGTCAGATCTAAATTGACAAAAGCTGGTTGCTAATGAATAGTTAAAAGTCACATTTCATATTGAAACATTATGCAGCATGTTGTAACTCTTCTGACAATAATCACAAGGGGAAAGCATATCTCATTGTACAGAACATAGAAATGGAGTTGTGCATCAAGAATACACTACACAAGTACCCCCTCTAGTGGACATATATTGAACAGCACGTACTGCAGATAATGACATATTCTATTGGTGCTATGGTAAATGACTATTTGGGAAACGAATAATCACCTGATGGGTGGGGGAGTCATATGAAACTTATTTGTCTACTTTGATACAGAAAAAATACACTTCTATCGACAGTCACTGTTTTGTCCCTTAGATATATCTGTTTGTAACATTGGTTGCccagctgatttgcataaaatgatacaaatataaCATCATAAACAGTACCATTACTGCATGCATATAGTGACTTACAATGTTTCAAAAGTGTGacttatatatacatatctcaTTGACAAtctgacatactgtaaatgcagaaacttttgctgtggtttaatgtttgcggttttgcggtggccgctacACCacggacttaaaaccaccgcgaacatttttccatggcaataagaaACTACAGcgtatggtgctaccgtgaacttaaaaccgccgcaaaaagtccttctttccactaccgcaaaattaagtccccgcAAACTTcatttacaatactgtaaaacGGGAAATGTTTCAGTTAGAATCTATGCTCACGTTTTTCAGGATGACCTCTTcatcacaaacttaaaaccaacgtgAACATTCTCCCCTTTGcattaaaatccatttttacaGTATTGTGCAAGTAATGTCATAACTTGGAAGAACAGGTGGTTGTTACATGATATAATAATTATAAACATCTCCAACAACAACGACAAACATATCGTCATCACAACATGGCAGGTCCGTTGGGATTGTAGCTTCTGTGGAAATTGTTCTTTTCCTCCATGGTTATGAGATTGTCCACGCCATTAACTTTGCTCTTCTCGACGTATGTGTTGAACGAGTGGTTCCTGTACATCCCGCATACCCCCAGGTGTTGGGAGAACTTCTGCGACCTTCCGTGGAACTGCGTCTGCATGGTGTGTACGTTTGGGTTCCTGCCGCCGTAGTCTCCGTTGGATGTACGGTACTGGGGGTGAGGTCCCTTGGCCCGGTATCCCTGAAACCAGTCTGGGTTGTCGAATCTTGCAGGCAACTTCTCGTGGACTCGGTAAAACTCGGAAGTCTTGGCTCCCTTCGGAATGCCCAGTTCGTCAACCTCCTTGGGAGGGGCGATAGAGTCGTTGTTGGTCTCTTCCACCGCCTTTGGAGCGCCGTTTTCACCGGTTGCAGGCATCGTTTTGTCGTCTACACGGGTTTCTTGTCGTCCAGAAAAGGCGAGTTTGCGTCAGACTGCAAGGACAGTGGCTAAGGGAGACCACGGAAGATGTGAAACGTACCGCAAGTCAGGAGGAAGTCGAGCAGAGTGTGTGTCAAAGCAGCAATGGCGGCGTTTTGATGCCACGGGTCATGTTTGTTGTACTGTTATGGTGACCGTTCCCATGGAGACAAAGCATTGTTTGTGCTACAGCGACATCTAGCGATATATGCTGACATATCAGCCTGTTTTATAACTGCTTCTATTTTTCGTTATATTTACAGCCGTGGATGCGCCAAAAATCAACTTAGTATAATAGTTATACTTCTAAAATTAAAATGTCAAGAATTAAAATTAACTCTGTCAAGAAACATGCAGGAAAAACATTATTCCTTGAAAGTTGGAAACATCCAAACGCAAAACCACCAAACAAATTCGATTGACCGAAAATATGGTTATCATAACAAATATTGTAGTGTTACAGCTTGTAAATAAATTTTCTTTATAAGTTGTGCACTTGATATCATTTCAAAACCGTTTCAACGGCCCAAAATGATTCTCAAAGGCGCAACACACGGAAAGCGTCTTTGTTTACATGCGATGTTGCTTGGCAACCCGTTGTTCttcagaaacaaaatggcggacgtagAGGCTCCCGACGACAGTGCCTACTATTTGGACCGTATCCTTTGTCTTATATTAATATTTAGCACTCTGTATTTCTGTGCAAATATTAGATAAAGCATAGAATTAGCCATAGAGTCTCTAAATTACTTTTGAAAGTCTATCATTATTAAATGTCAGTCCAGAAAACTAGTGtgttatggggaggggggcacacacgGCAGTTTTCagtgccaaacttttttttttcatttttctgggTACAATTTAGTGTTTAATAAGACGATCTGTGCCGTGTAGTTGAATAAAAAATCAGTTTACATCCTTAATATTAGTTTGACATTCCATGGTATCTATTATGGTACAAATTCAGGTACATTGGTTTCTGTTTTGTTAGTGTTGTGTAACGTAACTAATGTTTCTACTTACCTGTCTGAAAAGATAGGGATATCGGAACAATATTACCTTTTTTTAATACCTTGGCCAAGATAACATTTGATATTAGTGTTCTGGATTGGTCCATGTTTTACGGATTTGTATCACGCGGTTTCAATCAGATAATTTGAATGCACTCTGCGACTGCGTGCACCATTGTTGAAAAATGCACACACAGGATTTGGGCATTGGAATTGACGATTATATCCTTGAGGACACCAAACTTTCTCACCTcttggtgcattttgcatctaAACCTATGTTTTCCATTCGGGTATGACAAAACTCATATACAGCATagtggttttttttttcctgcatgACATAAAAAgaaactgtgttctgcatcgATCACCCTCGGTTTAAGGATCCTACTACATGGTGGTCAGTCTagtacagaatacaccgtgttgtattcccTATCTATAGTTCTATCCAACACTTTGTTAGCTAGAATGCTATTTGACCTTGACCCATGACCCAGAGGTCACCATCACAGAGGACCTGGATGATGATTACCAGTATGAGGAGGTGTCTGTGGATGAGGAGACCATCGCTGGTAACCTTCACTTCCATATATGGAACttcatttacatattgtttatttccagggatcgaaatactttttttttttggctacatgcaaaattgcaagtttgcagaaattttacgtgcaatttgaaaaatttacatgcaaaatacaacaagGCGGCAATCACGACAAGGATCGCTAGCTTGAA
Above is a genomic segment from Branchiostoma floridae strain S238N-H82 chromosome 16, Bfl_VNyyK, whole genome shotgun sequence containing:
- the LOC118403643 gene encoding UPF0691 protein C9orf116 homolog codes for the protein MPATGENGAPKAVEETNNDSIAPPKEVDELGIPKGAKTSEFYRVHEKLPARFDNPDWFQGYRAKGPHPQYRTSNGDYGGRNPNVHTMQTQFHGRSQKFSQHLGVCGMYRNHSFNTYVEKSKVNGVDNLITMEEKNNFHRSYNPNGPAML